In Aristaeella hokkaidonensis, the following are encoded in one genomic region:
- a CDS encoding transglutaminase-like domain-containing protein yields the protein MYFVRHGQTCFIGKRFRDVGELWNPTEIQEYDNLVFFDNEGLEDFISRVKKTDPVVFVSLVGCGTIEQLQRLSEMLSDGIKLEEITVSVDMVYKLLDYPNLWLGSEMWKATENCSGRLEPLDFADVNGRTCAFNVFSATKLLAKANEIIDWIESWKPVNNLEKVLLLDIWFQRTIQYIKDKESIAGGETYVCEDMVRSSLTEDVLLNHYGVCSDIAFSAALILNNPKVNIHCRQVSANCHSWNIIRIEDKEYYMDFTHNITRNPYRLSDALMTAGYCSNNTLLGKKDAMKKYEGPFDYPGDHLSDKSYDRKTIQKCLGDFKRKGIELTWIPQLVKNQCKKRA from the coding sequence GTGTATTTTGTGCGTCATGGACAAACTTGTTTCATAGGGAAAAGATTTCGGGATGTGGGTGAACTGTGGAATCCAACTGAAATACAGGAATATGATAATCTTGTTTTTTTTGATAATGAGGGTTTAGAGGATTTTATTTCACGGGTCAAAAAAACAGATCCTGTAGTCTTTGTCAGCTTGGTAGGATGTGGAACTATAGAACAATTGCAGAGATTATCTGAGATGTTATCGGATGGAATAAAGCTGGAGGAAATAACAGTTTCAGTTGACATGGTTTATAAGTTGTTAGATTATCCAAATCTGTGGCTGGGGTCGGAAATGTGGAAGGCAACGGAAAACTGTTCTGGACGACTAGAACCTTTGGATTTTGCTGATGTCAACGGCAGAACATGTGCATTTAATGTGTTTTCGGCAACTAAGCTTTTAGCCAAAGCGAACGAAATAATAGATTGGATCGAAAGCTGGAAGCCTGTCAATAATCTGGAAAAAGTATTGCTATTGGATATATGGTTTCAAAGAACGATACAGTATATTAAAGATAAAGAATCAATTGCTGGCGGAGAAACCTATGTATGCGAAGATATGGTACGCAGCTCTTTGACAGAGGATGTTCTGTTAAATCATTATGGAGTATGCTCAGACATTGCATTTTCAGCGGCGCTTATTCTGAATAATCCAAAGGTTAATATTCACTGCCGACAAGTCAGTGCTAATTGCCATTCATGGAATATAATCAGGATCGAAGATAAAGAATACTATATGGATTTTACTCATAATATTACCCGGAATCCCTACAGGCTTTCGGATGCTCTTATGACAGCCGGATATTGCAGTAATAATACTTTGCTGGGGAAAAAAGATGCTATGAAGAAATATGAAGGACCATTTGATTATCCTGGAGATCATTTGAGTGATAAATCGTATGACAGAAAAACCATACAAAAGTGCTTAGGAGATTTTAAACGAAAAGGGATTGAACTGACCTGGATTCCTCAGTTAGTGAAAAACCAGTGCAAAAAAAGAGCATAA
- a CDS encoding metallophosphoesterase: MNASLDVAELDLVVFLGDMIHSRDLRGEAKVRKAIDAAASPVVEREIPFALVFGNHDEECGISKEEQLKIYQSYPGCLAVDGEDLPRCGNYYLVVENPVKLESPVVL, from the coding sequence ATGAATGCTTCCCTGGACGTTGCTGAACTGGATCTGGTGGTGTTCCTGGGGGATATGATCCATAGCCGGGATCTGCGTGGTGAAGCGAAGGTTCGGAAGGCAATTGACGCGGCGGCGTCTCCCGTGGTTGAACGGGAGATTCCGTTTGCATTGGTGTTCGGCAACCATGATGAGGAATGCGGGATCAGTAAGGAAGAACAGCTGAAGATATACCAGTCTTATCCCGGCTGCTTGGCAGTGGATGGGGAAGATCTGCCTAGGTGCGGGAACTACTATCTTGTGGTGGAGAATCCTGTTAAGCTGGAGAGCCCGGTAGTGCTGTGA
- a CDS encoding HD domain-containing protein, with protein sequence MTRAQFDDNYSYVFKKSDIFQYIYKERKEFGDIIKDTAAYVESYYERDRAFSVAYTPHDWKRHIINVISNADLILHDYKAFGVNDLFCFLMAVILHDIGMVYKTDTHRAIHALVGAEMVCKIVDSNKKRHPIYNKIALLRDEYKDKFDLDNEYIVKLTDGIQGAIKDVSKPLQKEIAAIVLGHSDLKFSNYTGDPKDTVKTLDTSLYRIFTTNSSTINALAAILRWADELDLSQSRCEGIHLDELPEDSKPFWKKLKLINSVIINPGKITLNVETDLFDEGEAEKKEIEDPYQLLKEIIDKLKKEQTTCNTLFDEIDKRNLSFPVISTECIEPTDIREALEAYCEKKAINQPSENYEYYHDSNNNEKLTPEDLKKSIREYIDEHHLYKEGHYCLHRTIEGDKEKRFCIRNVLDCNGLLSSHKLLDDIAQELLLQINNDEDYNDYALIGIANSGALLAAHIAGLSGLPIAHWVPNNKKVKYTKQERDLEFIKTSISGKKIVLVIGVNHTGKAILDACNSIGNVKHVIGIINREMPSVEGLKKQLEKKGIQYYFLVEEKYIIDRCRYSEENKECPYKNVCTSIRFDPE encoded by the coding sequence ATGACGAGAGCGCAGTTCGATGATAATTACTCATATGTGTTCAAAAAATCGGATATTTTTCAGTATATCTATAAAGAAAGGAAAGAATTTGGTGACATAATCAAAGACACAGCTGCTTATGTCGAATCATATTATGAAAGAGATAGAGCATTTAGTGTGGCATATACTCCACATGATTGGAAACGTCATATAATTAATGTTATATCTAACGCAGATTTAATACTTCATGATTATAAAGCCTTTGGGGTGAATGATCTGTTTTGCTTCTTAATGGCGGTTATTCTTCATGATATTGGTATGGTATATAAAACTGATACGCATCGGGCTATACATGCCTTGGTTGGGGCGGAAATGGTATGTAAAATCGTTGATAGCAACAAAAAAAGGCATCCGATATATAATAAAATAGCACTACTACGTGATGAATACAAAGATAAGTTTGATTTGGACAATGAATATATTGTCAAGTTAACTGATGGAATACAAGGGGCAATCAAGGATGTTTCTAAACCTCTTCAAAAAGAAATAGCGGCAATAGTACTTGGACATAGTGACTTAAAGTTTTCCAACTATACGGGAGATCCCAAAGATACAGTCAAAACGCTTGATACATCGTTGTACAGGATTTTTACTACGAATAGCTCAACTATTAATGCACTTGCTGCAATACTACGATGGGCTGATGAACTTGATTTATCCCAGTCTAGATGTGAAGGAATTCATTTGGATGAGTTGCCGGAAGATTCAAAACCATTCTGGAAAAAGTTAAAACTAATTAACTCGGTAATTATAAATCCAGGGAAAATAACTTTGAATGTGGAAACTGACTTGTTTGATGAAGGAGAAGCTGAAAAAAAAGAGATTGAAGATCCATATCAATTGCTAAAAGAAATAATAGACAAATTAAAAAAAGAACAAACTACATGTAATACATTGTTTGATGAAATTGATAAAAGGAATCTTTCTTTTCCGGTGATCTCAACGGAATGCATTGAACCAACCGATATACGAGAAGCTCTTGAAGCATATTGTGAAAAGAAAGCTATTAACCAACCAAGTGAAAATTATGAATACTATCATGATTCTAATAACAATGAGAAATTAACCCCTGAAGATTTAAAAAAAAGTATACGAGAGTATATTGATGAACATCATCTGTACAAGGAAGGTCATTATTGTTTACACAGAACAATAGAGGGTGATAAAGAAAAACGTTTTTGTATACGAAATGTTTTGGATTGTAATGGACTATTATCAAGTCACAAGTTGTTGGATGATATTGCGCAAGAATTATTACTGCAGATAAATAATGATGAGGATTATAATGATTATGCACTTATTGGCATAGCAAATAGCGGAGCGTTGCTTGCAGCACACATCGCAGGTCTCTCAGGACTGCCAATTGCACATTGGGTTCCGAATAATAAAAAAGTTAAATACACTAAACAAGAACGGGATTTGGAGTTTATAAAAACGAGTATATCTGGCAAAAAGATTGTGCTTGTAATAGGAGTTAATCATACAGGAAAAGCTATTCTTGATGCATGTAATAGCATTGGGAATGTTAAGCATGTAATAGGAATTATTAATAGAGAAATGCCTTCGGTTGAAGGATTGAAAAAACAATTGGAGAAAAAAGGTATCCAATATTATTTTCTTGTGGAAGAAAAATATATAATAGACAGATGTCGATATTCAGAAGAAAATAAAGAGTGTCCCTATAAGAATGTGTGCACATCTATTAGATTTGATCCAGAATAA
- a CDS encoding DUF3427 domain-containing protein, whose product MKPGLYEQIISKAISDELSSIPDVCKAIEKLDVEEAPHALAEYVAEAMRRTLESIPKDTTEQITLVNKILSVLTETRKDIADSIVDNRAEKLLHLLDENSPDHIAGKKASEITRPETPMSVSSLFTGAAHEPKMFSELKKEIVSADRIDMLVSFIKWSGLRLIIDELREFTNRGGLLRVITTSYMGATEVKAIDELSKLLNTEIKISYDTARTRLHAKTYVFYRDTGFTTAYIGSSNLSNAAMSNGLEWNLKITAIDQPDTLKKIYATFDSYWNSYEFEPYTTDSHPRLAEALKGEKWKGNKQIFLFDIRPYPYQQAILDQLRAEREVRGFYRNLLVAATGTGKTVISALDYRGWRKAHPKQLNRLLFIAHREEILKQSIATFQAVLKDPNFGELWVGNYKAETLDYLFISVQTLNSQALWKRLPPDYYDYIIIDETHHAAADSYADAIETFKPQVLLGLTATPERMDGKSILRFFDNRIAAEIRLPEAINRKLLCPFQYFGVSDTVDLNDLKWTRGGYDRKELNNIYTISGSIAQKRADHVVDCLSRYTTDMDEVKALGFCVSIQHARFMAEHFNIAGIPSLALDSFSSDEERQSAQKKLIDGDIHVIFVVDLYNEGVDIPEVNTVLFLRPTESLTIFLQQLGRGLRLCDGKDCLTVLDFIGAANRRYNFEEKFAALLDDEHHTVVEEIDRGFTGAPKGCYIQLEKKASRIVLDNIQQYFRGHAELVNRIRTYHEDSGQELSFEGFLSWYHMTPADIYKKGITFARLCVEANVQEDFHEEIELLLSKIMYRFTVFDSRRWIQFLLDILPNLGKVNIASLSLLEQRMLQMFYITVWDSCAEDWNSNEVQEKLLSLANSPVMLKELLDLLKYQFDHIDFIDSATDLGFDCPLDVHCTYTQRQLLAALDYKNYSAMRQGVLYLPAKNIDVFLITLNKSDKDYSPTTMYEDYAISNTQFHWQSQSTTSAESPTGQRYIHHAEQGGHILLFVREFKKDILGTSPYTFLGQASYVSHHGSKPMNIIWQLEKPIPGKYLRRVQQVMG is encoded by the coding sequence ATGAAACCAGGCTTGTATGAGCAAATCATCAGCAAGGCAATTTCAGATGAATTGTCTTCTATTCCAGATGTCTGTAAAGCTATAGAAAAACTCGATGTAGAAGAAGCCCCTCATGCTTTAGCTGAGTATGTGGCTGAAGCTATGCGTCGCACTTTGGAATCCATCCCTAAAGATACTACTGAACAGATCACTCTTGTTAACAAGATTCTTTCCGTTCTTACTGAAACACGTAAAGATATAGCTGATAGTATTGTTGATAATCGTGCTGAAAAACTGCTGCATCTTCTGGATGAAAATAGTCCAGATCACATTGCCGGGAAAAAGGCGTCTGAAATAACCAGGCCAGAAACACCAATGTCTGTAAGCAGTTTGTTTACAGGTGCTGCCCATGAACCGAAGATGTTCTCTGAACTCAAGAAAGAGATTGTCAGTGCAGACCGCATTGATATGTTAGTTTCTTTCATCAAGTGGAGTGGTCTTCGGCTGATCATAGACGAACTCCGTGAATTTACAAATCGAGGTGGATTGCTACGAGTCATCACTACATCCTATATGGGAGCTACTGAAGTCAAAGCTATCGACGAACTGTCAAAGCTTCTTAATACAGAAATCAAAATCAGTTATGACACCGCCCGTACCAGACTACATGCCAAAACATATGTCTTTTACCGGGATACTGGTTTCACAACTGCCTATATTGGTTCTTCCAATCTATCTAATGCTGCCATGAGCAATGGTTTGGAATGGAATCTCAAAATCACTGCTATTGATCAACCCGACACACTAAAAAAGATTTATGCTACTTTTGACAGCTATTGGAATTCCTACGAATTTGAGCCTTATACAACAGATTCACATCCCAGGCTTGCAGAAGCCCTGAAGGGAGAAAAATGGAAAGGCAATAAACAAATCTTTCTCTTTGATATCCGACCTTATCCCTATCAGCAAGCCATCTTGGATCAGCTCCGTGCGGAACGGGAAGTCCGTGGATTCTATCGCAACTTACTAGTCGCCGCAACCGGTACCGGAAAGACTGTCATTTCGGCCCTGGATTATCGAGGCTGGAGAAAAGCCCATCCTAAACAACTTAATCGATTGCTGTTTATTGCTCATCGGGAAGAAATCCTTAAGCAAAGCATAGCCACTTTCCAAGCGGTTCTAAAAGATCCCAACTTTGGTGAACTCTGGGTTGGTAACTATAAAGCAGAGACTCTAGATTACCTGTTTATCTCTGTACAGACACTCAACTCTCAAGCTTTATGGAAACGTCTCCCTCCGGATTATTATGACTACATCATCATAGATGAAACACACCATGCAGCAGCAGATTCTTATGCAGACGCTATTGAAACATTTAAGCCACAAGTGCTTCTCGGATTAACCGCTACTCCGGAACGCATGGATGGCAAAAGCATCCTTCGCTTCTTTGATAACCGCATCGCTGCTGAAATACGTTTACCTGAAGCCATCAACAGGAAGCTTCTCTGCCCTTTCCAATACTTTGGAGTCAGTGATACAGTAGATCTGAATGATTTGAAATGGACTCGCGGCGGCTATGATCGCAAAGAACTCAACAATATCTATACCATTTCCGGCTCTATAGCTCAAAAACGTGCAGATCATGTGGTTGATTGCTTGTCACGATATACTACAGATATGGACGAAGTCAAAGCCCTTGGATTCTGCGTTTCCATTCAACATGCACGTTTTATGGCAGAACATTTTAATATCGCTGGTATTCCTTCTCTGGCGTTGGACAGTTTTTCTTCCGACGAAGAAAGACAAAGTGCTCAAAAGAAGTTAATCGATGGCGATATTCATGTCATATTTGTTGTTGATTTGTATAACGAAGGTGTTGATATTCCAGAAGTTAACACTGTCCTGTTCCTCCGTCCAACTGAATCTTTGACAATTTTCCTGCAGCAGCTGGGACGTGGTCTTCGTCTTTGTGACGGAAAAGATTGCTTAACTGTTCTGGATTTCATCGGTGCAGCAAACCGGCGGTATAACTTTGAGGAAAAGTTTGCTGCGCTTCTAGACGATGAGCACCACACTGTTGTTGAAGAAATTGATCGTGGTTTCACCGGTGCCCCTAAGGGTTGTTATATACAACTTGAGAAAAAAGCTTCACGCATAGTTTTAGATAATATACAGCAATACTTCAGAGGCCATGCAGAGCTTGTAAACCGTATTCGTACCTATCACGAGGACAGCGGTCAGGAATTGTCCTTTGAAGGTTTCTTGAGCTGGTATCACATGACACCGGCAGACATTTACAAAAAAGGCATTACTTTTGCCAGGCTTTGTGTTGAAGCGAATGTACAAGAAGATTTCCATGAAGAGATCGAGCTGCTTTTGAGCAAAATCATGTATCGCTTCACTGTTTTTGATTCTCGTAGATGGATACAATTCTTGCTAGATATACTACCCAATCTAGGCAAAGTGAATATAGCATCGTTATCTCTTCTGGAGCAGCGAATGTTGCAAATGTTCTATATTACTGTCTGGGACAGTTGCGCTGAAGATTGGAATAGTAATGAAGTCCAGGAAAAGCTCTTAAGCTTGGCTAATAGTCCAGTCATGTTGAAAGAACTACTTGATTTGCTCAAGTACCAATTCGATCATATTGATTTTATTGATTCCGCTACAGACCTTGGTTTTGATTGTCCTTTAGATGTGCATTGTACCTATACTCAGCGCCAGTTACTTGCCGCATTGGATTATAAAAACTACAGTGCAATGCGGCAGGGTGTTTTGTATCTTCCCGCTAAAAACATTGACGTTTTCCTAATCACCCTGAATAAAAGTGATAAAGATTACTCTCCGACTACCATGTATGAGGATTATGCTATTAGCAACACGCAATTCCATTGGCAAAGCCAATCCACCACATCCGCCGAATCCCCAACAGGTCAAAGATATATCCACCACGCAGAACAAGGTGGTCACATTCTCCTATTTGTCCGCGAATTCAAAAAGGATATCTTAGGGACTTCTCCATATACTTTCTTAGGTCAAGCTTCATATGTAAGTCACCATGGAAGCAAGCCTATGAATATCATCTGGCAATTAGAAAAGCCCATCCCAGGGAAGTATCTGAGACGGGTTCAGCAAGTTATGGGCTAG
- a CDS encoding helix-turn-helix domain-containing protein, translating to MRIPVVDLNKTGQNICILRKRSGVSVRELQEFLGFATPQAIYKWQHGISLPTVDNLVALASILDVSVEEILAVDYPKGEE from the coding sequence ATGCGGATTCCGGTAGTGGATCTGAACAAAACCGGACAGAATATCTGTATCCTACGGAAACGCTCCGGCGTTTCCGTCAGGGAACTCCAGGAATTCCTGGGTTTCGCAACCCCACAGGCCATTTACAAATGGCAACACGGCATCAGCCTGCCGACCGTGGACAACCTGGTGGCGCTTGCCAGCATCCTGGATGTGTCCGTTGAGGAGATCCTGGCAGTGGATTATCCAAAGGGAGAAGAATGA
- a CDS encoding DUF4179 domain-containing protein: MFRKTMTVLLAISMIVLSISAAFAAGSGVFGEVAAQEGEYADKRLSVLDQIAEKPAASQTLEDGITVEVNQAYYEGSRIFASYKVGSNADLIQLNEGAPKETEWTHEVENWITGEAPAIDQADYMKEHDWLNGQSQRWLEGPYDVVEGILLEDGTETRTVGGMEIKQKDGSLIGWLEAVIPEEKATDSQSFALSVSCNHAVKFQDNANYKENWQETKKTSIPFTAAKNKDAVTLQGTLEINSWKAKATAVAGQADMQVTIRLSSDEQVKARNDLETGSGEVSTDLIIYWDLYKNHQPMNDVCGENRVFMDGDEVIYEIGFPYMDNVSSLSLVPMYARTGAHTDEAIVIETSGQ, encoded by the coding sequence ATGTTCAGGAAAACCATGACCGTGTTACTTGCGATCTCAATGATCGTGCTTTCCATATCCGCTGCCTTTGCGGCAGGCAGCGGAGTATTCGGCGAAGTGGCTGCCCAGGAAGGCGAGTATGCAGACAAGCGCCTTTCCGTTCTGGATCAGATCGCGGAAAAGCCCGCTGCTTCCCAGACCCTGGAAGACGGCATTACCGTGGAAGTCAATCAGGCTTACTACGAAGGCAGCCGCATTTTTGCCTCTTATAAAGTGGGTTCAAACGCTGACCTGATCCAGCTCAATGAAGGCGCTCCCAAAGAGACCGAATGGACCCATGAGGTGGAAAACTGGATCACAGGGGAAGCCCCGGCCATTGACCAGGCGGATTATATGAAGGAGCATGACTGGCTGAACGGCCAGAGCCAGCGCTGGCTGGAAGGCCCCTATGATGTGGTTGAAGGCATCCTCCTGGAGGACGGAACCGAAACCCGTACCGTGGGTGGAATGGAAATCAAACAGAAGGACGGTTCCCTGATCGGCTGGCTGGAAGCAGTCATTCCGGAAGAGAAGGCAACAGACTCCCAGTCCTTTGCCCTGTCTGTTTCCTGCAACCATGCCGTTAAATTCCAGGATAATGCCAACTATAAGGAAAACTGGCAGGAAACTAAAAAAACCAGTATTCCCTTTACCGCAGCAAAGAACAAGGACGCGGTAACCCTCCAGGGCACCCTGGAGATAAACTCCTGGAAGGCAAAGGCAACCGCCGTTGCCGGTCAGGCGGATATGCAGGTGACCATCCGCCTGTCCTCGGATGAACAGGTCAAAGCCCGGAATGATCTGGAAACCGGATCCGGAGAAGTTTCCACAGACCTGATCATCTACTGGGACCTGTACAAAAACCACCAGCCCATGAATGACGTCTGCGGTGAAAACCGGGTCTTCATGGACGGTGATGAAGTAATCTACGAAATCGGCTTCCCCTACATGGACAACGTGAGTTCCCTGAGCCTCGTCCCCATGTACGCCCGTACCGGCGCTCATACCGATGAGGCCATCGTCATAGAGACCAGCGGACAATAA
- a CDS encoding leucine-rich repeat domain-containing protein, with protein sequence MERKAWNKLVALLISIVLVTGLCFTAFAEDAAESEFTIEGKTLVKYNGRGGEVTVPEGIEVLGGEAFQSSDVTKVYLPETVREIGHHCFYSCSLLTEITLPASLEGLENSTQAFGANYALEAFSVAEGGNYITVDGVLFTADGKTLVFYPEGKRDTEYSIPEGTEKLGESSVKSSRLETLNIPSTLKSVGRDYVAFVGLPNLREINVSPDNKTFRSIDGVLYTSDTLMCYPNAKQGKELKAGDFPAGLKRIAHNSFWGNEYLENVEFPEGLEYLGGKVFLGARSLKTVVIPASIKTISYYTFAVCMELERVTILNPDIQPEDITVDNPKKYNIFWDADKNAVLCGYAGGGLQRYAEKCGLNFEALGTELEIVDEIEAESAMETVQDIPETGTKPAETSEDDFVIEGKTLVQYVGAGGEVTVPEGIEKLASEAFQDTAVTKVNLPETLKTVGHHCFYECRKLKEITIPASLEGLENTTQAFGDNYALEAFNVAEGGNYITVDGVLFTASGKTLVYYPTGKQDAEYSIPEGTEKLGESCIDASWLETLNIPSTLKSAGRDYVAFVGLPNLREINVSPDNKVFRSVDGVLYNSDTLLCYPNEKREKELKAEDFPAGLKHIAHDSFWGNRHLETLELPEGLEYLGSKVFFGAQSLKTVVIPASVKYISSHAFAFCPALERVTILNPDIQPQDMYDDEPETYNIFWKAAKGAVLCGYAGGGLQAYAERCGLNFEALGTAPETAAESVKETVQDIPEAGTAPAESNEDDFIIEGKTLVEYVGKGGEVTVPEGVEVLAEWAFRNARVTKVNLPETLKEIECYCFYQCRQLKEITLPASLEKIGTSQSFAYNGKLEEIKVAEGNEHFVSVDGVLFTSDRTKLLYYPTGKNWGGEYAIPEGTRTIGGSAVAGTGLTAIELPSTFVRMYNGNDFADNPELKEIRVAENNPVFRSVDGMLFDNSGTLISYPAGREQETLEANDFPAEMKAIGPYAFQFVQHLKNVEIPEGIKTIEWMCFTFSPSLESVTLPASVNNIAGYAFSLCPNLKKVTILNPDAMIGGFSNGYGSATDNNIFNHSPNAVLYGYENSTSQKYAAQINAPFESISEAPAEDPDAASEPITGK encoded by the coding sequence ATGGAACGGAAAGCCTGGAATAAACTCGTTGCTCTGCTGATCAGCATCGTACTGGTAACCGGACTTTGTTTTACCGCGTTCGCGGAGGACGCTGCTGAAAGCGAATTTACGATCGAAGGAAAGACCCTTGTGAAATACAACGGCAGGGGCGGCGAAGTGACGGTGCCGGAAGGCATTGAAGTGCTGGGAGGTGAAGCGTTCCAGAGCAGCGACGTTACAAAGGTGTACCTGCCTGAAACCGTGAGGGAGATCGGCCATCACTGCTTTTACAGCTGCAGCTTGCTGACGGAGATTACCCTGCCGGCTTCCCTGGAAGGCCTGGAGAATTCAACCCAGGCCTTTGGCGCCAACTATGCGCTTGAGGCGTTCAGCGTGGCGGAGGGAGGCAATTACATTACGGTGGACGGCGTCCTGTTTACGGCGGACGGTAAAACCCTGGTGTTTTATCCGGAAGGAAAACGTGATACCGAGTATTCCATTCCGGAAGGAACAGAAAAACTGGGAGAATCATCCGTAAAAAGCTCCAGGCTGGAAACGCTTAATATTCCTTCCACCCTGAAAAGCGTGGGCCGGGATTACGTCGCCTTTGTGGGACTTCCGAACCTGCGGGAAATCAACGTGTCTCCTGACAATAAAACGTTCCGTTCGATTGACGGCGTCCTGTACACCTCCGATACCCTGATGTGCTACCCGAACGCAAAACAGGGAAAGGAACTGAAAGCGGGAGATTTCCCCGCCGGCCTGAAACGGATTGCCCATAACTCCTTCTGGGGGAACGAGTACCTGGAGAACGTGGAATTTCCGGAGGGGCTTGAATACCTGGGCGGAAAAGTCTTCCTCGGTGCCCGCTCCCTGAAGACCGTAGTGATCCCCGCCTCCATCAAAACCATCAGCTATTATACCTTCGCTGTCTGTATGGAACTGGAGCGGGTGACCATCCTGAACCCGGATATTCAGCCGGAAGATATCACAGTCGACAATCCGAAAAAATACAACATTTTCTGGGATGCCGACAAAAACGCGGTCCTGTGCGGATACGCGGGCGGCGGGCTGCAGAGGTATGCCGAAAAGTGCGGCCTGAACTTTGAAGCGCTGGGAACAGAACTGGAAATCGTGGATGAAATTGAGGCGGAATCCGCGATGGAAACGGTGCAGGATATTCCCGAGACCGGAACGAAACCCGCGGAAACCAGTGAAGATGATTTTGTTATCGAGGGAAAGACCCTGGTGCAATACGTCGGCGCGGGCGGCGAAGTGACTGTGCCGGAAGGCATAGAGAAGCTGGCTTCGGAAGCTTTCCAGGATACCGCTGTTACCAAGGTGAACCTGCCGGAAACCCTGAAGACAGTCGGCCATCACTGCTTTTACGAATGCCGCAAGCTGAAGGAGATTACCATCCCGGCCTCCCTGGAAGGACTGGAGAATACAACCCAGGCCTTTGGCGACAACTACGCGCTCGAGGCATTCAACGTGGCGGAAGGCGGGAATTACATCACGGTGGACGGCGTCCTGTTTACGGCGTCCGGTAAAACCCTGGTATATTATCCGACAGGAAAACAGGATGCAGAGTATTCCATTCCGGAAGGAACAGAAAAACTGGGAGAATCCTGTATAGACGCCTCCTGGCTGGAGACGCTCAATATTCCTTCCACACTGAAAAGCGCGGGCCGGGATTACGTTGCCTTTGTGGGACTTCCGAACCTGCGGGAAATCAACGTGTCTCCTGACAATAAGGTGTTCCGCTCAGTGGACGGCGTCCTGTACAACTCCGATACCCTCCTGTGCTATCCGAACGAAAAAAGAGAAAAGGAACTGAAAGCGGAAGATTTCCCTGCCGGCCTGAAGCACATTGCCCATGACTCCTTCTGGGGGAACAGGCACCTGGAAACACTGGAACTGCCGGAAGGGCTTGAATACCTGGGGAGCAAGGTTTTCTTCGGCGCCCAGTCCCTGAAGACGGTTGTGATTCCCGCTTCCGTGAAGTACATCAGCAGTCATGCCTTTGCCTTTTGTCCGGCGCTGGAACGGGTGACCATCCTGAATCCGGATATTCAGCCGCAAGACATGTATGACGATGAACCGGAAACATACAACATTTTCTGGAAAGCTGCAAAAGGCGCTGTCCTGTGCGGCTACGCGGGCGGCGGGCTGCAGGCCTATGCCGAAAGGTGCGGCCTGAACTTTGAAGCCCTGGGAACAGCGCCGGAAACCGCGGCGGAATCCGTAAAGGAAACGGTGCAGGATATTCCTGAGGCTGGGACGGCACCCGCGGAAAGCAATGAGGATGATTTTATCATCGAGGGAAAAACCCTGGTGGAATACGTCGGCAAGGGAGGGGAAGTGACCGTTCCCGAAGGCGTTGAAGTACTGGCTGAGTGGGCTTTCAGGAATGCCAGGGTGACTAAGGTGAACCTGCCCGAAACCCTGAAAGAAATTGAATGCTACTGCTTCTATCAGTGCCGGCAGCTGAAAGAAATTACCCTGCCGGCTTCCCTGGAAAAAATCGGAACATCCCAGTCCTTTGCCTACAACGGCAAGCTGGAGGAAATCAAAGTAGCGGAAGGCAATGAGCATTTTGTCTCTGTGGACGGCGTGCTGTTCACCAGTGACAGGACGAAGCTGCTTTACTACCCGACCGGTAAAAACTGGGGCGGAGAGTATGCAATCCCGGAGGGAACCAGGACGATCGGCGGTTCCGCGGTAGCGGGCACCGGCCTGACCGCGATTGAGCTTCCTTCCACGTTTGTGAGGATGTACAACGGCAACGACTTTGCGGATAATCCTGAGCTGAAGGAGATCCGGGTTGCCGAAAACAATCCTGTCTTCCGTTCCGTCGACGGTATGCTCTTTGACAACAGCGGTACGCTGATCAGCTATCCGGCAGGCCGGGAACAGGAAACCCTGGAAGCCAATGACTTCCCGGCGGAAATGAAGGCTATCGGCCCCTATGCCTTCCAGTTTGTCCAGCACCTGAAGAACGTTGAAATCCCGGAAGGAATCAAAACGATCGAATGGATGTGCTTCACCTTCTCTCCCTCCCTGGAGAGCGTGACGCTGCCGGCTTCCGTGAACAATATTGCCGGATACGCGTTTTCGCTGTGCCCTAACCTGAAAAAGGTAACGATCCTGAACCCGGACGCAATGATCGGCGGGTTCTCCAATGGTTACGGGTCGGCAACGGATAACAATATCTTTAACCATTCACCCAATGCTGTCCTTTATGGCTATGAGAACAGCACAAGCCAGAAATATGCGGCACAGATAAACGCCCCCTTTGAATCCATCAGCGAAGCCCCGGCGGAGGATCCTGACGCCGCGTCTGAACCGATCACCGGGAAGTAA